In the Solanum pennellii chromosome 5, SPENNV200 genome, one interval contains:
- the LOC107020934 gene encoding hydroxyproline O-galactosyltransferase GALT3 produces the protein MKKYLFIRKVGRKRWAGCLLIIGLAMVLLIRYSSVEKSYSIVEKSDSSVEESPKKQSVYGFFNDHPDINEGSKDENAKSSDLYPIELVTFKEKPHLIDVEGLNDLYNLNNFSTEESNALLAWGKMRLLLSRSDGLNGTAQGVKEAAISWKDLVSFIEKSKAQDEKENEDCPYSVTAFNPAMLKDGSSLRIPCGLVEDSSITVIGIPDAKQEGFQIELVGSKLPEETKPPIVLNYKVILPGENLTKDPLITQNSWTNESGWGKVEKCPDHGSTDMIKVDGLVKCNAKIFRYNIEETANMTNTSNPKSSDVSNSSAYGTANYPFLEGNPFTATLWAGIEGFHMTVNGRHETSFAYREKLEPWLVSGVNVIGGVDTISILAKGLPVSTDFNLGYDVEQLKAPLTPKKRLVMLIGVFSTGNNFERRMALRKSWMQYEAVRSGEVAVRFFIGLDKNRQVNFELWKEAQAYGDIQLLPFVDYYSLLTLKTIAICIMGVKILPAKYVMKTDDDAFVRIDEVLSSLKGKDPNGLLYGGISFESTPHRDKENKWYISPEEYPPAFYPPWAHGPGYIISRDIAKFIVQGHQEMELMLFKLEDVAVGIWVEEFRRKGHKVQYVNDERFYNAGCDSGYVLAHYQNPRMVLCLWEKLQKEHEPNCCE, from the exons ATGAAGAAGTATTTGTTTATTAGAAAAGTGGGAAGGAAGAGATGGGCTGGATGCCTACTTATTATTGGTCTTGCAATGGTCTTGTTGATTCGATATAGTAGTGTAGAAAAATCATACagcattgtagaaaaatcagaCAGCAGTGTGGAAGAATCTCCAAAAAAGCAATCAGTTTATGGGTTTTTCAATGACCATCCAGACATTAATGAAGGTTCGAAGGATGAAAATGCCAAGTCGTCTGATCTGTATCCAATAGAGCTAGTAACTTTTAAGGAAAAACCACATCTTATTGATGTCGAAGGGCTTAATGATCTATACAACTTGAATAATTTTTCGACAGAAGAGTCTAACGCATTGCTAGCATGGGGCAAGATGAGATTGTTGTTGTCTAGATCAGATGGTTTGAATGGAACTGCTCAAGGAGTTAAGGAGGCTGCCATATCATGGAAAGATTTGGTGTCGTTCATTGAGAAAAGCAAAGCTCAAGATGAGAAGGAAAATGAGGATTGTCCTTATTCTGTGACTGCATTCAATCCCGCGATGTTGAAGGACGGGAGCAGTCTTAGGATCCCTTGTGGCTTAGTTGAGGATTCATCTATTACTGTGATAGGCATACCTGATGCAAAACAAGAAGGTTTTCAAATTGAGCTTGTAGGTTCGAAACTTCCAGAGGAAACAAAGCCTCCTATAGTTTTGAATTATAAAGTAATTTTGCCAGGGGAGAACTTGACAAAGGATCCCCTTATCACCCAAAATTCATGGACTAATGAATCCGGGTGGGGTAAGGTGGAAAAGTGCCCCGATCATGGCTCCACCGACATGATAAAAG TTGATGGATTAGTCAAATGCAATGCCAAAATTTTCCGATATAATATAGAAGAAACTGCAAATATGACCAATACCAGCAATCCAAAGTCTTCAGATGTATCAAATTCTAGTGCCTACGGTACTGCCAATTACCCTTTTCTTGAAGGTAATCCATTTACTGCAACACTATGGGCTGGTATAGAGGGGTTCCATATGACAGTCAACGGAAGACACGAGACGTCTTTTGCATATAGAGAG AAACTCGAACCTTGGTTGGTTAGTGGAGTCAATGTGATAGGTGGTGTGGACACCATATCGATCTTAGCAAAAGGATTACCTGTTTCCACTGATTTTAACTTGGGTTATGATGTTGAGCAACTCAAAGCTCCATTAACTCCTAAAAAGAGACTTGTCATGTTAATTGGAGTTTTCTCTACTGGAAACAATTTTGAGAGACGTATGGCACTAAGGAAATCATGGATGCAATATGAAGCTGTGCGGTCAGGAGAAGTAGCTGTCCGATTTTTTATTGGTCTT GACAAAAATAGGCAGGTCAACTTTGAGCTATGGAAGGAAGCACAAGCCTATGGAGATATCCAACTATTGCCTTTTGTTGATTACTACAGCCTGCTCACTTTGAAGACCATAGCAATTTGCATTATGGGT GTTAAAATTCTGCCTGCCAAATATGTTATGAAGACGGACGATGATGCTTTTGTAAGGATTGATGAAGTTCTATCTAGTCTCAAGGGAAAGGATCCTAATGGTCTATTATATGGTGGGATATCTTTTGAATCAACACCCCACAGAGATAAAGAAAACAAGTGGTATATCAGTCCTGAG GAATATCCGCCTGCTTTCTATCCCCCGTGGGCACATGGACCAGGTTATATTATTTCTCGAGATATAGCTAAGTTCATTGTTCAGGGCCATCAAGAAATGGAACTGATG CTTTTTAAACTTGAGGATGTTGCTGTGGGCATTTGGGTTGAGGAATTCAGGAGGAAGGGTCACAAAGTACAGTATGTTAATGATGAAAGATTTTACAATGCCGGTTGTGATTCAGGATATGTTCTTGCTCATTATCAGAATCCGAGGATGGTACTATGTCTGTGGGAGAAACTGCAGAAAGAGCACGAACCAAACTGCTGCGAGTGA